Proteins from a genomic interval of Candidatus Nomurabacteria bacterium:
- a CDS encoding type IV secretion system protein, whose translation MFSAYDIKKIIPRAVMALVGINLSWALMDIFIRAVNALGESAYGLILAPFSGTLTTIDFSGTGNTFSAVLAVALGLAIGSVGLGLIPILGVAVAGATGILLAFAVVMIRRVALIGLIIVAPLAIAAGILPQTESWFKKWWDWFSKLMLMYPFVMAFFALSRVASGIISQGGDSGAAGMLYQLGAVAILIAPYFLIGKAFSLAGGAIGKVAGIVNNKDKGLIDKTKKWEAGRVAERRTDARAGSRYGGRNFVTRGINTALRSAANPRTVIGTQEERDARVLAAIQQNAGSMEARMARFEEQRTAVKEPNQRRAQNWYGFA comes from the coding sequence ATGTTTAGCGCATACGACATAAAAAAGATCATACCAAGGGCTGTTATGGCTTTAGTGGGCATAAATCTTTCTTGGGCACTAATGGATATTTTTATTAGAGCCGTTAACGCGCTGGGTGAATCTGCGTATGGTCTTATTCTTGCTCCATTCTCAGGCACACTCACAACAATTGATTTTAGCGGTACTGGCAACACTTTTAGTGCCGTCTTAGCAGTTGCCCTAGGCCTCGCAATCGGCTCAGTAGGGCTTGGTCTTATACCAATCTTAGGGGTAGCAGTCGCGGGCGCCACCGGCATATTACTGGCCTTCGCAGTAGTTATGATTCGGAGGGTTGCCTTAATCGGCTTAATAATAGTGGCCCCCCTAGCCATAGCGGCAGGGATTTTACCTCAAACAGAAAGTTGGTTTAAGAAGTGGTGGGACTGGTTCAGCAAGTTAATGCTAATGTACCCGTTTGTCATGGCATTTTTTGCTCTTAGTCGTGTTGCATCAGGAATAATTAGTCAAGGAGGAGATAGTGGCGCAGCGGGAATGCTTTATCAACTCGGGGCAGTCGCCATACTAATAGCTCCGTACTTCCTGATAGGTAAGGCCTTTAGTCTAGCGGGCGGAGCAATAGGTAAAGTTGCAGGCATAGTCAACAATAAGGACAAAGGACTCATCGACAAAACCAAAAAATGGGAAGCTGGCCGTGTTGCAGAACGACGAACTGATGCCAGGGCAGGTAGTAGATATGGCGGTAGAAACTTCGTTACAAGGGGGATTAATACAGCACTTAGAAGCGCTGCAAACCCTCGCACAGTCATTGGTACACAAGAAGAGAGAGATGCAAGAGTGCTCGCAGCGATACAGCAAAATGCCGGATCAATGGAGGCAAGGATGGCCAGGTTTGAAGAGCAACGCACAGCAGTTAAAGAGCCTAACCAAAGACGAGCTCAGAATTGGTATGGTTTCGCCTAA
- a CDS encoding LysM peptidoglycan-binding domain-containing protein, with protein MSSRPASETFISARISESKNSPLSVLNTSKDEINASTSDIQSADLAAVVGQESNMLVESNVNEYRDTLVLQKVVAPIQADIVDKPQTTIASDSVREVTEYVTVNGDTVPGVADKFSITPDTVRWANNLIGDSVAPGTTLKILPITGVLVVAKSGDTPKSIADSTSSSAEEIALFNDIDINAQIPAGRQIIVPNGSPRTTVVARSSRRASSAATSYGYAANPVFGGGNTYSRGYCTWHAANRRAGIGRPIPNRMGNAIRWASVASSLGYAVDGNPRAGDVLWHRNIGGAGHVAFVEGVNSDGSLLVSDMNYPTWGRVTYRTVPTSEFGKYLFIH; from the coding sequence TTGAGTTCAAGACCTGCATCTGAAACTTTTATTAGTGCCAGAATTAGTGAGTCAAAAAACTCTCCACTGAGCGTGTTGAATACTTCTAAAGATGAGATAAATGCTTCAACATCTGATATTCAATCGGCCGATTTAGCTGCTGTCGTTGGACAAGAGTCGAACATGTTAGTTGAAAGCAATGTAAATGAATATAGGGATACATTAGTTCTACAAAAGGTTGTTGCGCCAATTCAGGCTGATATTGTTGATAAGCCTCAAACTACTATTGCTAGTGATTCTGTTAGAGAAGTCACTGAATATGTAACAGTTAACGGAGACACGGTTCCGGGAGTTGCTGATAAATTCTCTATTACGCCGGATACAGTGAGATGGGCGAATAACCTAATTGGCGATTCTGTTGCGCCAGGTACTACACTTAAGATATTACCAATAACTGGTGTATTGGTAGTTGCTAAATCAGGCGATACACCTAAGAGCATTGCTGATAGCACAAGCTCATCGGCAGAGGAGATTGCTCTCTTTAATGATATTGATATCAATGCTCAGATTCCTGCTGGCAGGCAAATTATTGTCCCTAACGGAAGTCCAAGAACTACTGTAGTTGCAAGGAGTTCTCGAAGAGCGTCTTCTGCTGCAACTAGTTATGGTTACGCTGCTAACCCTGTTTTTGGTGGAGGTAACACTTATAGTCGTGGCTATTGTACTTGGCATGCAGCCAATAGAAGAGCGGGTATAGGACGACCAATCCCTAATAGAATGGGGAATGCAATTAGATGGGCATCAGTTGCATCTTCTCTAGGTTATGCTGTTGATGGTAATCCGAGAGCAGGTGATGTATTGTGGCACAGAAATATTGGTGGAGCTGGCCACGTGGCCTTTGTAGAGGGAGTTAATAGTGACGGCAGTTTGCTAGTTAGTGATATGAATTACCCTACATGGGGAAGAGTTACCTATAGAACTGTCCCTACTAGTGAGTTCGGCAAGTACCTATTTATCCATTAA
- the dnaN gene encoding DNA polymerase III subunit beta, which yields MLKIEVNRQTLLNILQLESRGAHQNAELPILSSVLISADKDQSSLNLTSTNLNQAILSKLNARVINDGKIAVPARITTEFLSSINDETVTLEECKNLKLKLSTKNHQSTIYLLNPEDFPAIPSIANENKIEVTTTYFKEAVNNVSFTSSKDDTRPVLGGTLFYTPTNDTLCLVATDSYRLAEQTIQIDAVKNTIENIIVPNQTIQDVQKVIQSQNPDRVHIIAEDDQISFVMDNTTIISRLVAGDYPAYKNLIPATSDINFSVDKDELLQTVKVASLFARESAGTISLQVDKDDQLLTINSIANQVGENHSQISISTDETGSINLNSRYLLEALNSFKEDILDIRFSQGITPLIISPNGSKESKTTITHIHLIMPLNT from the coding sequence ATGTTAAAAATTGAAGTCAACCGTCAAACCTTACTAAATATACTTCAGTTAGAGTCTCGTGGTGCACACCAAAATGCTGAGTTACCAATCTTAAGTTCAGTGCTTATTTCAGCCGACAAAGATCAATCTTCTTTAAACTTAACTTCTACAAACTTAAACCAGGCAATATTATCCAAACTAAATGCTAGAGTGATTAATGACGGGAAGATTGCTGTGCCAGCTCGTATTACTACAGAGTTTCTCTCATCGATAAATGATGAAACAGTTACTCTAGAAGAATGCAAAAATCTTAAACTTAAGCTTAGTACTAAAAACCATCAATCAACAATTTATTTATTAAACCCAGAAGATTTTCCAGCGATCCCGTCAATTGCTAATGAAAACAAGATAGAGGTTACTACTACCTACTTTAAAGAAGCAGTGAATAACGTCTCTTTCACCTCTAGTAAAGACGACACAAGACCAGTCTTAGGGGGAACATTGTTTTATACACCAACCAATGACACTCTATGCTTAGTTGCAACGGATAGCTACAGACTTGCAGAGCAAACCATTCAAATAGATGCCGTAAAAAATACCATAGAAAATATAATTGTACCAAACCAAACCATTCAAGATGTACAAAAAGTCATTCAATCTCAAAACCCAGATAGAGTACATATTATAGCTGAGGATGATCAAATAAGTTTTGTTATGGATAATACTACTATTATTAGTCGTTTGGTTGCTGGGGATTACCCTGCTTATAAAAACTTAATTCCAGCAACTAGTGACATTAACTTCTCTGTAGATAAAGACGAGCTTTTACAAACCGTGAAAGTTGCCTCACTTTTTGCAAGAGAATCAGCGGGCACTATATCACTTCAGGTTGATAAAGACGATCAACTTTTGACAATTAACTCTATCGCAAATCAAGTAGGAGAAAACCATTCTCAAATTTCTATCTCCACAGATGAAACTGGATCAATTAATCTTAATTCAAGATATTTACTAGAAGCATTAAACTCATTTAAAGAAGATATACTTGATATTCGTTTTTCTCAAGGTATAACACCTCTTATTATCTCACCAAACGGCTCAAAAGAATCTAAAACAACTATAACCCATATCCATCTTATAATGCCTCTAAACACTTAA
- the dnaA gene encoding chromosomal replication initiator protein DnaA produces the protein MDQADYSLVWQSVLEDVKKELSEANFKTWFLSTRLDSIDDKTASAVITTPNNFVSKNLQDRYINRILTLLKKHYPITEVTRIDFKVAGSKRSSARKTTASELDQSSKTTSQRNSYSTTSFNTKKDRRGIILPINPKYSFNNFIVGGSNELAYTVAQAIAKEPGQRFNPLFLYGGVGLGKTHLMQAVANAIIENFPEKNVVYTSTQTYINDFLDSIRNKTASSFSEVYNNADVLVIDDIQFIAGKDKTMEEFFHTFNILHQNNKQIILSADQPPRSIPTLPDRLRSRFEWGMTVDIQSPDFETRCAIVQSKAKSQDIELEYEVVEFIASNIKNNIRELEGAINQIIVLCQVQNIKPDLDLVKNILKSSTKTPTRFTSRQIITVCCDHFGIEESDVLSSRRDKEIALTRQIAMYLMRTELKMSLPKISSAVGRKDHTTAMHSIGKITKNLDDDFNLRRHVGAIRQKLYE, from the coding sequence ATGGATCAAGCCGACTATTCACTTGTATGGCAAAGCGTCTTAGAAGACGTTAAAAAGGAGCTAAGTGAAGCTAACTTCAAAACGTGGTTTCTATCAACTCGTCTTGACAGTATAGATGATAAGACTGCCTCGGCAGTTATAACTACACCTAATAATTTTGTTAGTAAGAATCTTCAGGATCGTTATATAAACCGAATATTAACTCTTCTTAAAAAGCATTACCCAATAACCGAAGTGACACGGATTGATTTTAAAGTTGCTGGCTCAAAAAGAAGTAGCGCGCGTAAAACAACAGCGTCAGAACTAGATCAATCAAGTAAAACTACTTCTCAAAGAAATTCTTACAGTACTACATCGTTTAATACAAAAAAAGACCGTAGAGGTATTATTCTGCCTATTAATCCAAAATACAGTTTTAATAATTTCATCGTGGGTGGTAGTAACGAGTTAGCATACACAGTAGCTCAAGCAATAGCGAAAGAACCAGGACAAAGATTTAATCCTCTTTTTTTATATGGCGGAGTAGGTCTTGGTAAGACACACCTTATGCAAGCAGTTGCCAATGCAATTATAGAAAACTTTCCCGAGAAGAATGTCGTTTACACTTCCACTCAAACATACATAAACGATTTTCTCGACAGCATACGAAATAAAACGGCCAGTAGTTTCTCTGAAGTCTACAATAATGCAGATGTGTTAGTAATTGATGATATTCAATTTATAGCCGGAAAAGACAAAACGATGGAAGAATTCTTTCATACTTTTAATATCCTCCATCAAAATAACAAACAGATCATTTTGTCAGCAGATCAACCTCCAAGATCCATACCAACACTGCCAGATAGACTTAGATCGAGATTTGAATGGGGAATGACCGTAGATATACAATCTCCAGACTTCGAAACAAGGTGTGCAATTGTTCAGTCTAAGGCTAAATCACAAGATATAGAGCTCGAATATGAAGTAGTAGAGTTTATAGCCTCTAATATTAAAAATAATATACGAGAGTTAGAAGGGGCTATAAATCAAATAATTGTCTTATGTCAAGTTCAAAATATTAAACCAGATTTAGACCTAGTTAAGAATATTCTTAAGTCTAGTACAAAAACTCCTACGAGATTCACATCACGACAAATTATTACAGTCTGTTGCGATCACTTCGGTATAGAAGAGTCAGACGTACTTAGCTCGCGTCGAGACAAGGAGATCGCTTTAACACGTCAAATAGCAATGTATCTAATGCGTACAGAACTTAAGATGTCCTTGCCAAAAATTTCTTCTGCAGTTGGCAGAAAGGACCACACTACTGCTATGCACTCTATTGGTAAGATTACAAAAAATCTAGATGATGATTTCAATCTAAGACGACATGTTGGAGCAATTAGACAAAAACTTTATGAGTAA
- a CDS encoding penicillin-binding protein, with protein MINKNSLKASKDKLSKSVKNGINNVTKKNSRVKSNSSLAYKNLSSPGSKTPTKRGLLNSREITGSRSTVAGLGKPPVGKIKKALWYAHPKRFFKFLFSREGAIFSLKAFGIGILLFGLFVFGLFAYYRKDLNKLKPEEIANRINNSGVKYYDRTGQVLLWEQKGQKDRTVIESDKISDNIKHATIALEDRNFNSHRGFDPKGLLRAVLRNSSSGNATSQGGSTITQQLVKNELLTTEKSISRKLKELILAIEVERTYSKDQILTLYLNSNNYGGTATGVERASQRYFGDSKHAKDLTIGESVFLASIPQSPSRYDPYRDSFRPELLEARMNAALKGMVELKYISQEDADNVDVTAVLDEIQPKELALKGQYDDIKAPHFVLDVQKELEDKFGNKALQTGGYKVITTLDWDMQQIAEDAVARGMRTIDNGGGDNAALVSEDPSTGQVMAYVGSRDFKYEGFGQYNEATEPRQPGSSIKPFAYAKLMQSSDWGPGSTILDTPKTWKGLGGDGNDYSPNNFDNKFKGPMPIRKALPESRNLPALRAIEIAGVEPTVQLAKSMGDKDLCELTKAAGKSYNIAVVLGGCEVKLEEHVNAYSTFVRAGKYKPQAKVLRIQTGSGEILEEWKDTPGEQALNAEIAWLLTDILSDDEARSGTFGRNSRDLTIPGIKNGVKTGTTNRNAEGWQMGFTPKLVTGVLVDRSDRGGMHAITSRMTGPIWTNYMKGVYQLKGWKSEDFFERPAGIQKLTVDGRTDWFQSWFKAPKPLPGKEFLVDRVSKKLATECTPEAAKERVQAIGVRGSGPNDVEYQAEGYDLKNNDDFHQCSDVKPTVSLSAVGTSGKYSITVNLGQGTHALQTASLYVDGNLTQNLTASPGVKVYPQNLTNGTHTLKVVVQDAGYYIGESSITVTVNNNQP; from the coding sequence ATGATTAATAAGAACAGTTTGAAAGCCAGTAAAGATAAGCTTTCTAAATCCGTTAAAAACGGCATCAATAACGTTACAAAAAAAAATAGCCGAGTTAAATCTAACTCATCACTCGCCTATAAAAACCTTTCCAGTCCTGGTTCAAAAACTCCAACTAAAAGGGGGTTACTGAACTCTCGTGAAATAACTGGGTCAAGATCGACAGTAGCTGGTTTAGGCAAACCACCTGTAGGAAAGATTAAGAAAGCACTCTGGTACGCCCACCCAAAAAGATTCTTTAAATTTCTTTTTTCTCGAGAAGGAGCAATTTTTAGCCTTAAAGCATTTGGTATCGGTATCCTACTTTTCGGGCTTTTTGTTTTTGGGTTGTTTGCATACTACCGCAAAGACTTAAATAAACTTAAACCAGAAGAGATAGCTAATAGGATTAACAATAGTGGAGTTAAATACTACGACAGGACAGGACAGGTTCTACTGTGGGAACAAAAAGGCCAAAAAGACAGAACAGTTATTGAAAGTGACAAAATATCAGACAACATTAAACATGCCACAATCGCGCTTGAGGATAGAAACTTCAATAGTCATAGAGGATTTGACCCTAAAGGCCTCCTTAGGGCAGTGCTACGAAATAGTTCGAGTGGAAATGCCACTAGCCAAGGTGGATCCACAATTACACAACAGTTGGTAAAGAATGAGTTATTAACAACCGAAAAAAGTATTTCAAGAAAACTTAAAGAGCTTATTCTCGCCATTGAGGTTGAAAGGACTTATTCAAAAGATCAAATTCTAACTCTCTACCTAAATTCAAATAACTATGGTGGTACAGCTACTGGAGTTGAAAGAGCCTCACAGCGTTATTTTGGAGATTCAAAACATGCTAAAGACTTAACAATTGGAGAGTCAGTCTTCTTAGCGTCAATTCCTCAAAGCCCATCACGATACGACCCTTATAGAGATTCATTTAGACCAGAATTATTAGAAGCTAGGATGAATGCGGCTCTTAAGGGTATGGTAGAGCTCAAGTATATTTCCCAAGAAGATGCAGATAATGTAGATGTAACAGCTGTTCTTGATGAGATACAGCCTAAGGAGCTCGCCCTAAAAGGACAATATGATGACATAAAAGCACCTCACTTTGTACTAGACGTACAAAAAGAACTTGAAGATAAGTTTGGTAACAAGGCTCTACAAACAGGAGGATACAAAGTTATAACTACCCTTGACTGGGACATGCAACAAATTGCTGAGGATGCAGTAGCAAGAGGTATGAGGACAATAGATAATGGCGGAGGTGATAATGCTGCATTAGTGTCCGAAGACCCATCAACCGGACAAGTTATGGCGTATGTAGGTAGCAGAGACTTTAAATATGAAGGTTTTGGGCAGTATAACGAAGCCACAGAACCTCGTCAACCAGGAAGTAGTATTAAGCCATTCGCTTACGCGAAGTTAATGCAAAGCTCAGACTGGGGTCCAGGTAGCACAATACTTGATACTCCAAAAACCTGGAAAGGCTTAGGTGGTGACGGAAATGACTACTCTCCAAACAATTTCGATAATAAATTTAAAGGACCAATGCCTATAAGAAAAGCTTTGCCAGAGTCTAGGAATTTGCCAGCACTTCGTGCAATTGAGATAGCAGGGGTAGAGCCTACTGTGCAGCTTGCTAAATCGATGGGAGATAAAGACTTGTGTGAGTTGACAAAAGCAGCTGGCAAAAGCTATAACATAGCTGTTGTTCTTGGTGGATGCGAAGTTAAGCTCGAAGAGCATGTGAATGCTTACTCAACTTTTGTTAGAGCTGGAAAATATAAACCACAAGCAAAGGTCTTAAGAATACAAACAGGTAGCGGAGAAATATTAGAAGAATGGAAGGATACTCCAGGAGAGCAAGCATTGAATGCAGAAATCGCATGGCTATTAACCGATATATTAAGCGATGACGAAGCCAGGTCCGGTACCTTTGGAAGAAACAGTCGAGACTTAACTATACCCGGTATAAAAAACGGAGTTAAAACTGGTACAACAAACAGAAACGCAGAAGGTTGGCAAATGGGATTTACTCCTAAACTAGTAACAGGAGTTCTTGTAGATAGAAGTGACCGTGGAGGTATGCATGCTATCACAAGCCGTATGACAGGTCCGATTTGGACCAACTATATGAAAGGTGTTTACCAACTAAAAGGCTGGAAGTCAGAAGACTTCTTTGAGCGCCCTGCTGGTATCCAAAAGTTAACAGTAGACGGTCGTACAGATTGGTTCCAGAGTTGGTTCAAAGCCCCAAAGCCACTACCAGGAAAAGAGTTCCTAGTGGATAGGGTTTCTAAAAAGCTTGCAACCGAGTGTACTCCAGAAGCTGCTAAAGAAAGGGTCCAAGCTATTGGAGTAAGGGGATCAGGTCCAAATGATGTCGAATACCAAGCCGAAGGATACGACCTTAAGAATAATGACGATTTCCACCAATGTTCAGATGTCAAACCAACAGTAAGTCTTTCTGCAGTAGGCACATCAGGTAAGTATTCAATTACAGTTAACTTAGGGCAAGGGACCCACGCTCTACAGACTGCCTCGTTATATGTAGATGGCAACCTAACACAGAATCTAACTGCTTCACCAGGAGTGAAGGTGTATCCCCAAAACTTAACTAACGGAACGCACACGCTAAAAGTAGTCGTGCAGGATGCGGGCTACTATATCGGTGAATCCTCAATAACTGTTACGGTAAACAATAACCAGCCCTAA
- a CDS encoding cation:proton antiporter, producing the protein MSNSASLFTELSLVVAIGAFVAGLMHRFRQPLVIGHILTGLLVGPAFLNLIHEESAFGVFGTIGVSLLLFIIGLELNIKVFQRLGNIVVTTTAVQVGSITIIGVLASKLLGFGSMESFIIGLALALSSTIIIIKILNDKKETTRLYAQVAIGVLILQDLVATAGKIFISAQSGDAGSFFSILFLLVRGAAVAGVLYWASKELLPRLTKELEGSKELLLLFAMGWGLGFAVLFEKVGFSTEIGALFAGVSMATLPYSHEVGARLKPLRDFFIVIFFITLGYGIVPGQLFEVLFPAIILSLIVVMIKPVVVMSSMGFSGYTKRASFKAAVALGQVSEFSLVFLFSAVGYGLASDKAKSTVTLVALITFATSTYMMKYDDELFNKLEKHLRLFERKVTKLEQKTAMQRYPVVLLGYRKGGAEFIRTFVKMKKRFVVVDYDPEVIELLERQKLNLIYGDVTDPEMTEELQLDSAKLIVSTISDFNTNEYLAHWLTNHNPGAVFICGAETANDAAELYSRGAAYVMMPHFIGSEKIGNFLQKSGLSKSEFKKFREKHLQHLETYFSEEINNEPIEEDL; encoded by the coding sequence ATGAGTAATAGTGCGAGTTTATTCACAGAATTAAGCCTAGTAGTTGCTATTGGGGCTTTTGTAGCTGGGCTTATGCATAGATTTAGACAACCTCTGGTTATTGGGCATATTTTAACTGGTTTATTAGTTGGTCCGGCTTTTTTAAATTTAATTCACGAAGAATCAGCTTTCGGGGTTTTTGGGACGATTGGAGTATCTCTGCTTTTATTTATTATTGGTTTAGAACTCAATATAAAAGTATTTCAAAGACTCGGTAATATCGTTGTTACTACTACTGCTGTACAGGTTGGAAGTATAACAATTATAGGAGTGTTGGCTAGTAAGCTGTTAGGTTTTGGGAGTATGGAATCTTTTATTATCGGTTTAGCTTTGGCGCTTAGTAGCACGATAATTATTATTAAGATCTTAAATGATAAGAAAGAGACTACCAGGCTTTATGCTCAAGTGGCGATTGGAGTCTTAATTTTACAGGATCTTGTTGCAACAGCTGGAAAGATCTTTATCTCTGCCCAATCTGGGGATGCCGGATCTTTTTTTAGTATTTTGTTTTTGCTCGTAAGAGGAGCTGCGGTTGCTGGGGTACTCTATTGGGCGAGCAAAGAGCTACTACCTAGATTAACTAAGGAGCTAGAAGGATCTAAAGAATTACTACTTTTGTTTGCAATGGGTTGGGGGTTAGGTTTTGCTGTTCTATTTGAGAAGGTAGGGTTTTCTACAGAAATCGGGGCTCTCTTTGCTGGAGTCAGTATGGCTACCTTGCCATATAGTCATGAAGTCGGGGCTAGATTGAAACCACTAAGAGACTTCTTTATTGTTATCTTCTTTATAACACTTGGTTATGGAATCGTACCGGGACAGCTTTTTGAGGTATTATTCCCGGCGATTATATTAAGCTTAATAGTTGTTATGATCAAGCCAGTGGTCGTAATGTCGAGTATGGGATTCTCGGGCTATACAAAAAGGGCAAGTTTTAAAGCCGCTGTCGCACTTGGACAAGTCAGTGAGTTTTCTTTAGTTTTCCTATTCTCTGCTGTTGGTTATGGGTTGGCAAGTGACAAAGCAAAATCTACAGTAACTCTTGTTGCTTTAATAACTTTTGCAACTTCTACTTATATGATGAAGTATGATGATGAATTGTTTAATAAGTTAGAGAAGCACTTAAGATTATTTGAGAGAAAGGTGACTAAGTTAGAGCAAAAAACAGCGATGCAAAGATACCCAGTTGTACTACTGGGCTATAGAAAAGGTGGGGCAGAGTTTATCAGAACTTTTGTAAAAATGAAGAAGAGATTTGTCGTAGTAGATTATGATCCTGAAGTGATAGAACTACTTGAGAGACAAAAACTAAACTTAATTTATGGGGATGTAACAGACCCTGAGATGACCGAGGAGCTACAGCTTGATTCTGCCAAGTTAATTGTCTCGACAATTTCTGACTTTAATACCAATGAGTACTTGGCTCACTGGCTCACAAATCATAATCCAGGGGCAGTATTCATATGTGGCGCTGAGACAGCAAATGATGCGGCTGAGTTATACTCTAGAGGTGCAGCATATGTAATGATGCCCCATTTTATTGGATCGGAGAAGATTGGTAATTTCTTACAGAAGAGTGGTCTTAGTAAATCTGAGTTTAAAAAGTTTAGAGAGAAACATTTACAACATCTAGAGACTTACTTTTCGGAAGAGATAAATAACGAACCGATTGAAGAAGATCTTTAG
- a CDS encoding PrgI family protein: MARHTVPQDVETADKLIGFLSLKQFLFVLAGFGGLFLAYTFARVNILLALPFLPFVFVTFVLGLYQRHDQPVEVFLASWLKFKFAPKTRVWDQEGYEQHVIVTAPKKVEIDYTKGLSREDVYSNFSGLGSKLDTRGWSTRGVMSANAQDLGTGESERLISLKEVEALKQKYKPKESNIIDVFDANNSPIATRVEVDVDKAAQIANSTASQILSSQPLNLINDDGDNQSHIINSPEVAQKVQDLAQSDAPLSTISEQAEATISKDQLEQGAEFSLR, translated from the coding sequence ATGGCAAGACACACCGTACCACAAGATGTAGAAACAGCCGATAAGTTAATTGGCTTCTTGAGCTTAAAGCAGTTTTTATTTGTTTTGGCAGGTTTTGGCGGACTATTTTTAGCCTACACCTTTGCTAGAGTAAATATCCTACTTGCTCTACCATTCTTACCATTTGTTTTTGTCACCTTTGTACTAGGTTTATACCAGCGTCATGACCAACCAGTGGAAGTATTTTTAGCTTCGTGGCTTAAGTTTAAGTTCGCACCCAAAACTCGCGTCTGGGACCAAGAAGGCTATGAGCAACATGTTATTGTAACTGCACCAAAAAAAGTAGAAATAGACTATACAAAAGGTCTTAGCAGAGAAGATGTCTATAGCAACTTTAGCGGGCTTGGCTCTAAGCTTGATACAAGAGGATGGTCAACGCGAGGAGTAATGTCAGCCAACGCTCAAGACTTAGGAACAGGAGAAAGCGAAAGATTAATTAGTCTTAAAGAAGTAGAGGCTCTTAAGCAAAAGTACAAACCTAAAGAATCTAACATAATAGACGTATTCGATGCGAACAATTCTCCAATAGCAACGCGAGTAGAAGTAGATGTAGACAAGGCTGCACAAATAGCAAACAGTACCGCTAGCCAAATCCTCTCTTCTCAGCCACTTAACTTAATTAATGATGATGGTGACAACCAGTCTCATATAATAAACTCCCCAGAAGTAGCTCAAAAAGTACAAGACCTAGCTCAGTCAGATGCACCACTATCCACCATATCGGAGCAAGCAGAAGCAACAATAAGTAAAGATCAGCTAGAACAGGGTGCCGAATTCAGCTTACGCTAA